A single genomic interval of Arthrobacter sp. NicSoilB8 harbors:
- the pstS gene encoding phosphate ABC transporter substrate-binding protein PstS, giving the protein MKALRFGRNAAIAVIAAGALALTACGSDNATNTATSAAPSASGPKVTGTLTGIGSSAQGAAMDAWKTNFASANQGATVQYSPDGSGAGRKAILDGSAQFAGSDAYLKDEELASSKDKCGPDGALDIPVYISPIAVAFNVPGITDLKLDAPTVAKIFRGQVANWNDPAIAALNPGVQLPDLKVTPVNRSDDSGTTTNFTDYLSAVAPEVWTDKAAGVWPASLKGENAKGTSGVVKTVTDTPGAVTYADDSAVSGKLGTAQIKVGDSFTKISAEAASKAVDAGKPVEGRNANDLAIKLDRTTTVAGAYPIVLVSYHIVCTSYDTQATADLVKAFVSYAASDAGQKAAADAAKSAPLSAALQAKVKTALEAVKGKA; this is encoded by the coding sequence GTGAAGGCACTCCGCTTCGGCCGCAACGCGGCTATCGCAGTTATCGCCGCCGGCGCACTCGCGCTGACCGCTTGCGGTTCGGACAACGCAACCAACACGGCCACTTCCGCCGCGCCGTCCGCCTCGGGTCCCAAGGTCACCGGCACCCTGACCGGCATCGGTTCTTCCGCCCAGGGCGCAGCCATGGATGCCTGGAAGACCAACTTCGCTTCCGCGAACCAGGGTGCCACTGTGCAGTACTCCCCGGACGGTTCGGGCGCCGGACGCAAGGCGATCCTCGACGGCTCGGCTCAGTTCGCCGGCTCCGACGCCTACCTCAAGGATGAAGAGCTCGCCAGCTCCAAGGACAAGTGCGGTCCCGACGGCGCCCTCGACATCCCGGTCTATATTTCCCCGATCGCCGTGGCTTTCAACGTGCCCGGCATCACGGACCTCAAGCTCGACGCTCCGACCGTTGCCAAGATCTTCCGCGGCCAGGTCGCGAACTGGAACGACCCCGCCATCGCGGCCCTGAACCCGGGCGTCCAGCTGCCGGACCTCAAGGTCACCCCGGTGAACCGCTCGGATGACTCCGGCACCACCACGAACTTCACCGACTACCTGTCCGCGGTCGCGCCCGAGGTCTGGACCGACAAGGCAGCCGGCGTCTGGCCCGCGAGCCTGAAGGGCGAGAACGCCAAGGGCACCTCCGGCGTCGTCAAGACCGTCACCGACACCCCCGGCGCCGTGACCTACGCCGATGACTCCGCCGTGAGCGGCAAGCTCGGCACCGCCCAGATCAAGGTTGGCGACTCCTTCACGAAGATCTCAGCTGAGGCCGCTTCCAAGGCTGTCGACGCCGGCAAGCCGGTCGAGGGCCGCAACGCCAACGACCTCGCCATCAAGCTGGACCGCACCACCACGGTTGCGGGCGCCTACCCGATCGTCCTGGTGTCCTACCACATCGTCTGCACCAGCTATGACACGCAGGCCACCGCTGACCTGGTCAAGGCCTTTGTCAGCTACGCAGCGTCCGACGCCGGCCAGAAGGCCGCCGCCGATGCCGCTAAGTCGGCGCCGCTGTCCGCGGCTCTCCAGGCCAAGGTAAAGACCGCCCTCGAGGCCGTCAAGGGCAAGGCCTAG
- the pstC gene encoding phosphate ABC transporter permease subunit PstC, with product MTTTSLTSSRDAGRAGDKVFSAATLAAGCLILAVLFGVALFLIVQSLPALTAAPEKIQGGEGFFAYIWPLVIGTLIAAVIALVIATPLAIGVALFISHYAPRKLASGLGYVVDLLAAIPSVVYGAWGVAFLAKEISPAYDWLAKNMGWLPIFQGPASATGKTILTAGIVLAVMVLPIITSLSREIFLQTPKLHEEAALALGATRWEMIRTAVLPFGRPGIVSAVMLGLGRALGETMAVALVLSSGALTASLIQSGNQTIAAEIALNFPEASGLKVSTLIAAGLVLFVITLCVNMIARWIITRHKEFSGAN from the coding sequence GTGACCACCACCTCCCTGACCTCGTCCCGGGACGCAGGCCGCGCCGGAGACAAAGTCTTCTCTGCAGCCACCCTGGCCGCAGGGTGCCTGATCCTTGCCGTGCTCTTCGGTGTGGCGCTGTTCCTCATCGTCCAGTCCCTCCCGGCACTCACGGCCGCGCCGGAGAAGATCCAGGGCGGCGAAGGATTCTTCGCCTACATCTGGCCGCTCGTCATCGGCACGCTCATTGCCGCCGTGATCGCCTTGGTGATTGCCACCCCGCTCGCTATCGGCGTTGCGCTGTTCATCTCGCACTACGCGCCGCGAAAGCTCGCCTCGGGCCTCGGCTACGTAGTCGACCTGCTCGCCGCCATTCCCTCCGTGGTCTATGGCGCCTGGGGGGTCGCGTTCCTCGCCAAGGAAATCTCCCCGGCCTACGACTGGCTGGCCAAAAACATGGGCTGGCTGCCGATCTTCCAGGGCCCGGCGTCGGCCACCGGCAAGACCATCCTCACGGCCGGGATCGTGCTGGCCGTCATGGTGCTGCCGATCATCACCTCCCTGAGCCGCGAGATTTTCCTGCAGACCCCCAAGCTGCACGAAGAGGCCGCGCTGGCGCTCGGTGCCACCCGCTGGGAAATGATCCGGACGGCCGTGCTGCCGTTTGGCCGTCCCGGAATCGTCAGCGCCGTGATGCTGGGCCTGGGCCGCGCGCTCGGCGAGACCATGGCCGTTGCGCTGGTCCTTTCCTCCGGCGCCTTGACCGCCAGCCTCATCCAGTCCGGCAACCAGACCATCGCCGCCGAAATCGCCCTGAACTTCCCCGAGGCCAGCGGCCTGAAGGTCAGCACCTTGATTGCCGCCGGCCTGGTGCTGTTCGTCATCACCCTGTGCGTTAACATGATCGCCCGCTGGATCATCACCCGGCACAAAGAATTCTCGGGAGCCAACTAA
- the pstA gene encoding phosphate ABC transporter permease PstA, whose amino-acid sequence MTSTLTPVRKRSALTKGQLPKAAPYIVLAVAVVLGAAILALIGFNAFGWGLVSAILFAAGLVGWSLVVEGSRKAKDKLATCLVVGSFLIALLPLVSVIWTVLVNGLPGLLDPGFLTTSMNGVTGAFDNKTVEEGAPLLGGIYHAIMGTLLITVLATLISVPVGLMTAIYLVEYGEDRALARAITFFVDVMTGIPSIVAGLFAAAAFFAIVGPGTKTGAVAAVALSVLMIPVVVRSSEEMLKIVPNELREAAYALGVRKWRTILKVVLPTAISGIASGITLAIARVIGETAPILVTAGFATTINTNVFSGWMASLPTFIYTQILNPTSPSNPDPSSQRAWGAALVLIILVMLLNLLARLVARMFAPKAGR is encoded by the coding sequence ATGACCTCCACCCTGACCCCGGTCCGGAAGCGATCGGCCCTCACCAAGGGCCAGTTGCCCAAGGCCGCTCCCTACATCGTCCTCGCCGTTGCGGTGGTCCTCGGAGCCGCGATCCTGGCGCTGATCGGCTTCAATGCCTTCGGCTGGGGACTCGTTTCCGCCATTCTCTTCGCCGCCGGGCTGGTCGGCTGGAGCCTCGTCGTTGAAGGCTCCAGGAAGGCCAAGGACAAGTTGGCGACGTGCCTCGTCGTGGGATCCTTCCTGATCGCGCTGCTGCCCCTGGTGTCGGTGATTTGGACCGTGCTGGTGAACGGGCTCCCCGGGCTGCTGGACCCCGGCTTCCTCACCACCTCCATGAACGGCGTCACCGGCGCCTTCGACAACAAGACGGTCGAGGAAGGCGCCCCCTTGCTGGGCGGGATCTACCACGCGATCATGGGCACGCTGCTGATCACGGTGCTGGCAACCCTCATCTCGGTCCCGGTGGGTCTGATGACGGCGATTTACCTCGTGGAATACGGCGAGGACCGCGCCCTGGCCCGCGCCATCACCTTCTTCGTGGACGTCATGACCGGCATCCCCTCGATCGTCGCGGGCCTGTTCGCCGCGGCCGCCTTCTTTGCGATTGTCGGGCCGGGCACCAAGACCGGCGCCGTTGCCGCCGTCGCGCTGTCCGTGCTGATGATCCCCGTGGTGGTCCGCTCCAGCGAGGAAATGCTCAAAATCGTGCCCAACGAACTCCGGGAGGCCGCCTACGCCCTCGGCGTCCGCAAGTGGCGCACCATCCTCAAAGTCGTCCTTCCGACGGCGATCTCCGGCATCGCGTCCGGCATCACCCTGGCGATCGCCCGCGTGATCGGCGAGACGGCGCCGATCCTGGTCACCGCCGGGTTCGCGACCACCATCAACACCAACGTGTTCAGCGGCTGGATGGCCTCGCTGCCCACGTTCATCTACACCCAGATCCTGAACCCCACTTCGCCATCCAACCCGGACCCGTCCTCCCAGCGGGCCTGGGGCGCGGCCCTGGTGCTAATCATCCTGGTGATGCTCCTGAACCTCCTGGCCCGCCTGGTTGCCCGCATGTTCGCCCCCAAGGCCGGCCGCTAG
- the pstB gene encoding phosphate ABC transporter ATP-binding protein PstB: protein MSKRIDVKDLNVYYSKFLAVEGVNINIDAKSVTAFIGPSGCGKSTFLRTLNRMHEVIPGARVEGEVLLDGDNLYGPGVDPVTVRSQIGMVFQRPNPFPTMSIRDNVLAGVKLNNKKISKGEADVLVERSLQGANLWNEVKDRLAKPGSGLSGGQQQRLCIARAIAVEPQVILMDEPCSALDPISTLAIEDLINELKDQYTVVIVTHNMQQAARVSDKTAFFNIAGTGKPGKLIEFGDTATIFSNPTEKATEDYVSGRFG, encoded by the coding sequence ATGTCTAAGCGCATCGACGTCAAGGACCTGAACGTCTACTACAGCAAATTCCTGGCCGTCGAAGGCGTTAACATCAACATCGACGCCAAGTCAGTCACAGCCTTCATCGGCCCCTCGGGCTGCGGAAAGTCCACTTTCCTGCGCACCCTGAACCGCATGCACGAGGTCATTCCCGGTGCGAGAGTCGAAGGTGAAGTGCTGCTGGACGGCGACAACCTGTACGGCCCCGGCGTCGACCCGGTCACGGTCCGCTCCCAGATCGGCATGGTGTTCCAGCGCCCCAACCCGTTCCCCACCATGTCCATCCGGGACAACGTGCTGGCCGGCGTGAAGCTGAACAACAAGAAGATCTCCAAGGGCGAGGCCGATGTCCTGGTGGAGCGTTCCCTGCAGGGCGCCAACCTGTGGAACGAGGTCAAGGACCGCCTCGCCAAGCCCGGCTCGGGCCTGTCCGGCGGGCAGCAGCAGCGCCTGTGCATCGCCCGCGCCATCGCCGTGGAGCCCCAGGTGATCCTCATGGACGAGCCTTGCTCCGCCTTGGATCCCATCTCCACCCTGGCCATTGAGGACCTCATCAATGAGCTCAAGGACCAGTACACCGTGGTGATCGTGACCCACAACATGCAGCAGGCGGCCCGTGTCTCGGACAAGACGGCCTTCTTCAACATTGCCGGTACCGGCAAGCCGGGCAAGCTGATCGAGTTCGGCGACACCGCGACCATCTTCAGCAACCCGACCGAGAAAGCTACCGAGGATTACGTCTCCGGCCGCTTCGGATAA
- a CDS encoding inorganic phosphate transporter, with protein sequence MVIFFFALVLLCAGAFAFLNGFRDASSSVALAVRTRALTPTVAVLLASLFNFIGAGLSAALALAVSQAWLSLPPGTNGLTILLAGLLSAILWGLYMWWRGIPASSTHALVGGLAGAGVASVAVGGHPVTGVDVSLLYQVGLPLLVSPVIAYIGAYLLVWPASWAARYTPPNVVNTRSRRAQAIAAGAVAFGHGLQDGQRTSAVVILALLAAGLSDGGSVPAWVALLTAVMLAAGTLAGGWRISYTIGYRLTRIDPLRGFVAQMYSSVILLVGAIGLHWPISTTHTVTSAALGAGAHQSFPGTNHRLVIRILAFWVLTPVATGAAAFVLQLALSPLARM encoded by the coding sequence GTGGTGATCTTCTTCTTTGCCCTGGTGCTCCTCTGCGCCGGGGCTTTCGCCTTCCTCAACGGCTTCAGGGACGCGTCCTCGTCGGTTGCCCTGGCCGTGCGCACCCGGGCACTGACCCCCACGGTGGCAGTGCTGCTGGCCAGCCTGTTCAACTTCATCGGCGCCGGGCTGAGCGCTGCCCTGGCGCTGGCCGTCAGCCAGGCGTGGCTGTCGCTGCCGCCGGGCACGAACGGCCTCACGATCCTGTTGGCCGGCCTGCTCAGTGCCATCCTTTGGGGCCTCTACATGTGGTGGCGGGGAATCCCGGCCTCTTCCACGCATGCCCTGGTCGGCGGCCTTGCCGGGGCTGGGGTCGCGAGCGTCGCCGTCGGGGGCCATCCGGTGACCGGCGTTGACGTTTCCCTCCTGTACCAGGTGGGCCTCCCGCTGCTGGTCTCACCGGTGATCGCCTACATCGGGGCGTACCTGCTGGTCTGGCCGGCCAGCTGGGCCGCCCGCTACACGCCGCCCAACGTCGTCAACACCCGCTCCCGGCGGGCCCAGGCCATTGCTGCCGGCGCCGTTGCCTTCGGCCACGGGCTGCAGGACGGCCAGCGCACCAGCGCGGTGGTAATCCTTGCGCTGCTGGCGGCCGGGCTCTCCGACGGCGGTTCCGTCCCTGCGTGGGTGGCGCTGCTGACGGCCGTTATGTTGGCGGCCGGGACCCTGGCAGGGGGCTGGCGGATTTCCTATACCATCGGCTACCGCCTGACCCGGATCGACCCCCTGCGCGGATTTGTGGCGCAGATGTACAGCTCGGTGATCCTGCTCGTGGGCGCGATCGGGCTGCACTGGCCCATCTCGACAACCCACACGGTGACCTCGGCGGCCCTGGGTGCCGGCGCCCACCAGAGCTTCCCGGGCACCAACCACCGGCTGGTGATCCGCATCCTGGCGTTCTGGGTCCTGACCCCGGTTGCCACTGGCGCCGCAGCGTTCGTCCTGCAGTTAGCGCTGTCGCCGCTCGCCAGAATGTAG
- a CDS encoding nuclease PIN — translation MKLRLFPQESAGLNLLSQMARQIVLATGTLSEILGAPASEHARLVEDMHNHEAKSAELHFALLTHMRTSFVNVLPREDMYALSRYLNEAIEKLDAAAELVSLYKLERLPKRAADQLEIISRQAELTVEAMRQLDNLDDLEDYWIEILRLAKRAERTHRVWVADMLREMKSAQYARNRDIANQLVDVTKDMRRVATQVGSIIVKES, via the coding sequence GTGAAGCTGCGCCTGTTCCCGCAGGAATCCGCCGGACTGAACCTGCTCTCCCAAATGGCGCGCCAGATCGTGCTGGCAACCGGAACGCTCTCGGAGATTCTCGGCGCCCCGGCCAGTGAGCATGCCCGGCTCGTGGAGGACATGCACAACCATGAGGCCAAATCGGCGGAGCTGCACTTTGCGCTCCTGACCCACATGCGGACCAGTTTCGTGAACGTGCTGCCCCGCGAGGACATGTACGCGCTGTCCCGGTACCTCAACGAGGCCATCGAGAAGCTCGATGCCGCCGCCGAGCTCGTGTCCCTGTACAAGCTGGAACGGCTGCCCAAACGCGCCGCGGACCAGCTGGAAATCATCAGCCGGCAGGCCGAACTCACGGTCGAGGCCATGCGGCAACTGGACAATCTGGACGACCTCGAGGACTACTGGATCGAAATCCTGCGTCTGGCAAAACGTGCCGAGCGCACGCACCGGGTCTGGGTCGCAGACATGCTGCGCGAGATGAAGTCAGCACAGTACGCGCGCAACCGCGACATCGCGAACCAACTCGTGGACGTCACGAAGGACATGCGCCGGGTCGCCACCCAGGTAGGCAGCATCATCGTCAAGGAATCCTGA
- a CDS encoding MarR family transcriptional regulator, translating to MDSHGAPASGYWYGPDDRLDPPAAILQALRDYRTSEVATRRSTRDSMGMGETDLLALRYLLRAKSLGERVGPKDLSRVLGITTASTTSLIDRLVASGHVRREPHPTDRRALVIVPTVATDSEVRATLGHMHRRMMEVAESMSADEARVVITFLRRMSAAISEERH from the coding sequence ATGGACTCCCATGGCGCCCCGGCCTCCGGGTATTGGTACGGCCCCGATGATCGGCTGGATCCGCCTGCGGCCATCCTGCAGGCCCTCCGCGACTACCGGACCTCGGAAGTGGCGACAAGGAGATCCACCCGCGACTCGATGGGGATGGGCGAGACCGACCTGCTGGCCTTGCGTTACTTGTTGCGGGCCAAATCACTCGGTGAACGGGTAGGGCCCAAGGATCTCAGCCGCGTCCTGGGGATCACTACCGCTTCCACCACCTCGCTCATCGACCGGCTCGTGGCCAGCGGGCATGTCCGGCGCGAGCCGCATCCGACCGACCGGCGCGCGCTTGTGATCGTGCCGACGGTCGCGACGGATTCCGAGGTCCGCGCCACCCTCGGCCACATGCACCGGCGGATGATGGAGGTGGCCGAGTCCATGAGCGCCGACGAGGCCCGCGTGGTCATCACGTTCCTGCGCCGGATGAGTGCGGCCATCAGCGAGGAGCGGCATTAG
- a CDS encoding serine/threonine-protein kinase, whose protein sequence is MTAPATARPGLAGSVLQACRPAGGQGSFLIHELLGRGATATVYRGTDLADNRPVAVKVAEGPDDRHASRIRDEARILSRLDNPAVVSFLGAGRVPDGHPWAGRPFLVEEFAFGGNLAERIHAGPRDPDEVAGWAAAALSGLGHVHASGIVHQDIKPANILLSSLRRSPVRIADFGIAAPAGTVLEPGTSTGTVHYMSPQQASGGPADPATDVYALGLVLLECLTATRAFPGTQVESLVARTLRGPVIPKGVGPRWVSLLGAMTAMDAADRPTAAEAAATAAAMLPRPALPLRDVAAGLFLGGLKMTPPVRGRQPLNSVV, encoded by the coding sequence TTGACCGCCCCCGCGACGGCCCGGCCGGGTTTGGCCGGCAGTGTTCTGCAGGCATGCCGGCCCGCTGGCGGGCAGGGCTCCTTCCTGATCCACGAACTCCTGGGCCGGGGCGCCACCGCCACCGTGTACCGCGGCACCGATCTCGCAGACAACCGCCCCGTGGCCGTCAAGGTGGCCGAGGGGCCCGATGACCGGCACGCGAGCAGGATCCGCGACGAAGCGCGGATACTGTCCAGACTGGACAACCCGGCGGTGGTTTCGTTCCTCGGGGCGGGCCGTGTCCCGGACGGACACCCGTGGGCGGGCCGTCCCTTCCTCGTGGAGGAATTTGCCTTCGGCGGGAACCTGGCAGAGCGGATCCATGCCGGGCCCCGAGACCCGGACGAGGTCGCCGGCTGGGCCGCGGCCGCTTTGTCCGGCCTCGGCCACGTGCACGCGAGCGGCATCGTCCATCAGGACATCAAGCCCGCCAACATCCTGCTCAGCTCGCTGCGCAGGTCCCCGGTGCGGATTGCGGATTTCGGTATTGCCGCCCCCGCAGGGACGGTGCTCGAGCCGGGAACGTCGACGGGTACGGTGCATTACATGAGTCCACAGCAGGCCAGCGGGGGACCGGCGGATCCTGCCACGGATGTCTATGCTTTGGGCCTGGTTCTGCTGGAATGCCTGACCGCAACCAGGGCTTTTCCGGGAACGCAGGTCGAGTCGCTGGTGGCGCGGACCCTGAGGGGGCCGGTGATTCCAAAGGGGGTGGGCCCCCGCTGGGTGTCGTTGCTGGGGGCCATGACGGCGATGGACGCCGCCGACCGGCCGACGGCAGCAGAGGCCGCCGCGACGGCTGCGGCGATGCTGCCCCGCCCTGCCCTGCCGCTGCGGGACGTGGCTGCCGGGCTATTCCTCGGTGGCCTGAAGATGACGCCTCCGGTGCGAGGACGTCAGCCCCTCAACTCTGTGGTGTGA
- a CDS encoding beta-propeller fold lactonase family protein: MLDRAAAAPSRDPYGGSSASDASTSDSSPGGASAGRERPSRAHAALMLADGRVMTTDLGHDLLRIWNVRSGPVPGLVLDHEVVLPEGSGPRHLVQHPGGHVFVVTEYSIEVAVSLMSPASGDFRLGSIGPATAGGALPDDSAAEIALAADGRHAYAGVRGSNRVSVLEVEDGGASLRPVAEPAQRRRLAPASLGPGRLAARRP, from the coding sequence ATCCTGGACCGGGCCGCCGCCGCCCCGTCCCGCGACCCCTACGGCGGTTCGTCCGCCAGTGATGCCTCCACCAGTGATAGTTCCCCCGGTGGCGCTTCCGCAGGCCGAGAGCGGCCCAGCCGCGCCCATGCCGCGCTCATGCTTGCCGACGGCCGCGTGATGACCACCGACCTCGGTCACGACCTCCTGCGGATCTGGAATGTCCGCTCCGGACCGGTTCCGGGGCTGGTCCTGGATCACGAGGTGGTCCTGCCGGAGGGCAGCGGCCCCCGGCACCTGGTCCAGCACCCGGGCGGGCACGTCTTTGTCGTGACCGAATATTCAATCGAGGTGGCCGTGTCTCTGATGTCGCCGGCCTCCGGGGACTTCCGGCTTGGCTCCATCGGGCCGGCCACCGCCGGCGGCGCGCTGCCGGATGATTCAGCGGCGGAGATCGCGCTGGCGGCCGACGGCAGGCACGCCTATGCGGGCGTGCGCGGCTCGAACCGGGTCAGCGTGCTGGAGGTGGAGGACGGCGGCGCGTCGCTCCGCCCGGTGGCCGAGCCAGCCCAGCGGCGGCGACTGGCCCCGGCATCACTTGGTCCGGGACGGCTGGCTGCACGTCGCCCATGA